Proteins from one Clostridia bacterium genomic window:
- a CDS encoding zinc ribbon domain-containing protein — MEPEVFEDSKEASSLTCPGCGAPIKYDPEKGEFCCEYCGSSFSYQQMEEYRRQEAEAKKEDEAFDAQLREYACPSCGASILADETTVAQFCAYCGNPVILKGRVTGQLKPQKIIPFAVGKEKAIEILKGVLSKKPFVPNDFKRESTLDKITGIYHPFWMTDADTDCALNADATKVKVWVTGNKQYTRTDYYDVWRRADIHFEDIATNALQSADKVLMEGVLPYPVEAHRDFDMSYLSGFFAKRNDLTREDVKSEVAKRMRSYSQQLLSGTIRGYDTVKVTKNAVIVNKCNWDYTLLPIWVLNYRYHGKTYVFAINGYTGKMFGDLPLSRPKMGITFGSIAVGLATVLSLIGGLLL; from the coding sequence ATGGAACCAGAAGTATTTGAAGATTCGAAAGAAGCGTCCTCGCTTACCTGTCCCGGATGCGGCGCTCCCATCAAATACGATCCCGAAAAGGGGGAGTTTTGCTGTGAGTACTGCGGTAGCAGTTTCTCCTATCAACAGATGGAGGAGTATCGCCGCCAAGAAGCCGAGGCGAAGAAAGAGGACGAGGCCTTCGACGCGCAACTTCGGGAGTACGCTTGTCCCTCCTGCGGCGCGTCTATTTTGGCGGACGAGACCACCGTGGCGCAGTTTTGCGCCTATTGCGGCAATCCCGTTATTCTCAAAGGCAGGGTGACGGGGCAACTCAAGCCGCAGAAGATCATTCCTTTCGCCGTCGGCAAAGAGAAAGCCATCGAGATCCTCAAGGGAGTGCTGTCCAAAAAGCCCTTTGTGCCCAACGATTTCAAGCGCGAGTCCACGTTGGACAAAATCACGGGCATCTATCATCCTTTTTGGATGACGGACGCGGATACCGATTGCGCGTTGAACGCCGACGCCACCAAGGTCAAGGTGTGGGTGACGGGCAACAAGCAATATACGCGCACCGACTACTACGACGTGTGGCGCCGCGCGGACATTCACTTCGAGGACATTGCGACCAACGCGTTGCAGAGCGCGGACAAAGTCTTGATGGAGGGCGTGCTGCCCTATCCCGTCGAGGCGCACCGCGACTTCGATATGAGTTATTTGTCGGGCTTTTTCGCCAAGCGCAACGACCTCACGCGCGAGGACGTCAAGAGCGAGGTGGCCAAACGGATGCGCAGCTATTCGCAGCAGCTCCTCTCTGGGACCATTCGCGGGTACGATACGGTCAAGGTCACCAAAAACGCCGTCATCGTCAACAAGTGCAACTGGGACTACACCCTTTTGCCCATTTGGGTGCTCAACTACCGCTATCACGGCAAGACCTACGTCTTCGCCATCAACGGTTATACGGGCAAGATGTTCGGCGATTTGCCGCTCAGTCGGCCGAAGATGGGCATTACCTTCGGTAGCATTGCCGTAGGCTTAGCCACCGTCCTCAGTTTGATAGGAGGGCTTCTGCTGTGA
- a CDS encoding TPM domain-containing protein: MKKLPVILLLIVVAVVSVLAFSGCVADKNRTTFLYDEKGLFSAEQVAQINEACAKTTKKYGVTMLVATTNRTNNFADMNGEQFLAAQGLSDKDDYILIIINANGYQDNYHFDLYKYGRAATRLSEGEASDAIWSIYGDYIVSNDSGVAADGVVGMLKMLGKSYDGMPLWLNIVIGVAIGLIVAGVVAARISKGYSRKRKNETYPLDKYCQMALNGHEDKFLRSTTTVVVINNSSGGGRSGGGGSHSSGGGGGGGHAGGR; the protein is encoded by the coding sequence GTGAAAAAATTGCCTGTCATTTTACTTTTGATAGTAGTAGCGGTCGTTTCGGTGCTGGCCTTTTCGGGGTGCGTAGCGGACAAAAATCGCACGACCTTCCTATATGACGAAAAGGGGTTGTTCTCCGCCGAGCAAGTGGCGCAAATCAACGAGGCGTGCGCCAAGACCACCAAGAAGTACGGCGTGACCATGCTCGTGGCCACCACCAATCGCACGAATAACTTCGCGGATATGAACGGGGAGCAATTCCTCGCCGCGCAAGGGCTCTCGGACAAGGACGACTATATCCTCATCATCATCAACGCCAATGGCTACCAAGATAACTACCACTTCGACCTCTACAAGTACGGTCGTGCGGCCACGCGTTTGTCCGAGGGCGAGGCGAGCGACGCGATATGGTCTATCTACGGCGACTACATCGTGTCCAACGATAGCGGCGTCGCGGCTGACGGCGTGGTGGGTATGCTCAAAATGTTGGGCAAATCCTACGACGGTATGCCCCTGTGGCTCAACATCGTCATCGGCGTAGCCATCGGCCTCATCGTGGCGGGCGTGGTAGCCGCGCGCATTTCCAAGGGTTACAGCCGCAAGCGCAAGAACGAGACGTATCCTTTGGATAAGTATTGTCAAATGGCCCTCAACGGGCACGAGGACAAGTTCCTCCGCAGCACCACCACCGTGGTCGTTATCAACAATTCCTCGGGCGGCGGTCGCAGCGGCGGCGGTGGTTCCCATTCCTCGGGTGGCGGCGGTGGCGGCGGTCACGCCGGCGGCCGATAA